A single region of the Triticum dicoccoides isolate Atlit2015 ecotype Zavitan chromosome 2B, WEW_v2.0, whole genome shotgun sequence genome encodes:
- the LOC119365773 gene encoding pathogenesis-related protein 1-like, producing MASTNSWTHEIESLVAAPRLFRAGVMDWHILAPKLAPHIVASAHPVEGEGGIGSVRQFNFTSAMPFTLMKERLEFLDEEKCECKSTLIEGGGIGTAIETAMSHIKVEPAANGGSLVKVDSTYKLLPGVEVNDEITKAKESVTAIFKAAEAYLIANPDAYN from the exons ATGGCCTCCACAAACAGCTGGACCCACGAGATCGAGTCGTTGGTCGCGGCACCGCGCCTGTTCCGTGCCGGCGTCATGGACTGGCACATTCTGGCACCCAAGCTCGCGCCCCACATCGTCGCCAGCGCCCACCCCGTTGAGGGCGAAGGCGGCATCGGCAGCGTCAGGCAGTTCAACTTTACCTCAG ccatgCCCTTTACCCTCATGAAGGAGAGGCTCGAGTTCCTGGACGAGGAGAAGTGCGAGTGCAAGTCGACCCTCATCGAGGGCGGTGGCATCGGCACGGCCATCGAGACTGCAATGTCGCACATCAAGGTGGAGCCGGCGGCCAATGGAGGGAGCTTGGTGAAGGTGGACTCGACGTACAAGCTGCTGCCAGGCGTGGAGGTGAATGACGAAATCACCAAGGCCAAGGAATCCGTCACCGCCATCTTTAAGGCCGCTGAGGCCTACCTCATCGCCAACCCCGATGCCTACAACTGA